A single window of Prionailurus viverrinus isolate Anna chromosome F1, UM_Priviv_1.0, whole genome shotgun sequence DNA harbors:
- the GPR161 gene encoding G-protein coupled receptor 161 isoform X1, producing the protein MSAKGVVRHALPTARRGALTMSLNSSLGHGKELSNLTEEEGGEEGVVVTSFVAIIIITVFVCLGNLVIVVTLYKKSYLLTLSNKFVFSLTLSNFLLSVLVLPFVATSSIRREWIFGVVWCNFSALLYLLISSASMLTLGVIAVDRYYAVLYPMVYPMKITGNRAVMALVYIWLHSLIGCLPPLFGWSSVEFDEFKWMCVAAWHREPGYTAFWQIWCALFPFLVMLVCYGFIFRVARVKARKVHCGTVVIVEEDPQRDGRKNSSTSTSSSGSRRNAFQGVVYSANQCKALITILVVVGAFMVTWGPYMVVITSEALWGKNYVSPTLETWATWLSFTSAICHPLIYGLWNKTVRKELLGMCFGDRYYREPFVQRQRTSRLFSISNRITDLGLSPHLTALMAGGQPLGNSSSTGDTGFSCSQDSGTDVMLLEDYTSDDNPPSHCTCPPKRRSSVTFEDEVEQMKDAARNPILHVKAEVHESLDSYAASLARVIEAEAKINLFGEEALPGVLAAARTVPGAGFGGRRGSRTPASQRLQLQSIEEGNVLAAEQR; encoded by the exons TCGTCCGGCATGCTCTGCCCACCGCACGCCGAGGTGCCCTGACCATGAGCCTCAACTCCTCCCTCGGCCACGGGAAGGAGCTGAGTAACCtcacagaggaggagggtggCGAAGAGGGGGTCGTCGTCACCAGCTTCgtcgccatcatcatcatcaccgtGTTCGTCTGCCTGGGCAACCTGGTCATCGTGGTCACCTTGTACAAGAAGTCCTACCTCCTCACCCTCAGCAACAAGTTCGTCTTCAGCCTGACCCTGTCCAACTTCCTGCTGTCCGTGCTGGTGCTGCCTTTCGTGGCCACCAGCTCCATCCGGAGGGAATGGATCTTCGGCGTGGTCTGGTGCAACTTCTCCGCCCTTCTGTACCTGCTGATCAGCTCGGCCAGCATGCTCACGCTGGGGGTCATAGCTGTCGACCG CTACTATGCTGTCCTGTACCCCATGGTGTACCCCATGAAGATCACGGGGAACCGCGCCGTGATGGCGCTTGTCTACATATGGCTTCACTCCCTCATCGGCTGCCTGCCGCCTCTCTTTGGTTGGTCGTCGGTGGAGTTTGACGAGTTCAAGTGGATGTGTGTGGCTGCGTGGCACCGGGAGCCCGGCTATACCGCCTTCTGGCAGATCTGGTGTGCCCTCTTCCCCTTTCTGGTCATGCTGGTGTGCTATGGCTTTATCTTCCGCGTGGCCAGGGTCAAGGCGCGCAAGGTGCACTGTGGCACCGTGGTCATCGTGGAGGAGGACCCCCAGAGGGATGGGAGGAAGAACTCCAgcacctccacctcctcctccggCAGTAGGAGGAACGCCTTTCAGGGCGTGGTCTATTCCGCCAACCAGTGCAAAGCCCTCATCACCATCCTGGTGGTCGTCGGTGCCTTCATGGTCACCTGGGGCCCCTACATGGTTGTCATCACCTCTGAGGCCCTCTGGGGGAAGAACTACGTCTCCCCGACCCTGGAGACCTGGGCCACGTGGCTGTCCTTTACCAGCGCCATCTGCCACCCCCTGATCTATGGGCTCTGGAACAAGACGGTTCGTAAGGAGCTGCTGGGCATGTGCTTTGGGGATCGGTATTACCGGGAGCCGTTCGTGCAGCGGCAGAGGACTTCCAGGCTCTTCAGCATTTCCAACAGGATCACAG ACCTGGGCCTGTCCCCACACCTCACGGCGCTCATGGCAGGCGGACAGCCCCTGGGGAACAGCAGCAGCACCGGGGACACCGGCTTCAGCTGCTCCCAGGACTCAG GGACAGATGTGATGCTGCTCGAGGACTACACGTCGGATGACAACCCTCCCTCCCACTGTACTTGCCCCCCCAAGAGGAGGAGCTCGGTGACATTTGAGGATGAAGTGGAACAAATGAAAG aTGCTGCCAGGAACCCTATTTTGCACGTGAAAGCCGAAGTGCACGAGTCCCTGGACAGTTACGCAGCCAGCTTGGCCAGAGTCATCGAGGCCGAAGCCAAAATCAACCTGTTCGGGGAGGAGGCTTTGCCAGGGGTCCTGGCGGCCGCGCGGACCGTCCCGGGGGCCGGCTTCGGGGGCCGCCGAGGCAGCAGGACTCCGGCGAGTCAGAGGCTGCAGCTGCAGAGCATCGAAGAAGGGAACGTTTTGGCTGCGGAACAGAGATGA
- the GPR161 gene encoding G-protein coupled receptor 161 isoform X2, with protein sequence MSLNSSLGHGKELSNLTEEEGGEEGVVVTSFVAIIIITVFVCLGNLVIVVTLYKKSYLLTLSNKFVFSLTLSNFLLSVLVLPFVATSSIRREWIFGVVWCNFSALLYLLISSASMLTLGVIAVDRYYAVLYPMVYPMKITGNRAVMALVYIWLHSLIGCLPPLFGWSSVEFDEFKWMCVAAWHREPGYTAFWQIWCALFPFLVMLVCYGFIFRVARVKARKVHCGTVVIVEEDPQRDGRKNSSTSTSSSGSRRNAFQGVVYSANQCKALITILVVVGAFMVTWGPYMVVITSEALWGKNYVSPTLETWATWLSFTSAICHPLIYGLWNKTVRKELLGMCFGDRYYREPFVQRQRTSRLFSISNRITDLGLSPHLTALMAGGQPLGNSSSTGDTGFSCSQDSGTDVMLLEDYTSDDNPPSHCTCPPKRRSSVTFEDEVEQMKDAARNPILHVKAEVHESLDSYAASLARVIEAEAKINLFGEEALPGVLAAARTVPGAGFGGRRGSRTPASQRLQLQSIEEGNVLAAEQR encoded by the exons ATGAGCCTCAACTCCTCCCTCGGCCACGGGAAGGAGCTGAGTAACCtcacagaggaggagggtggCGAAGAGGGGGTCGTCGTCACCAGCTTCgtcgccatcatcatcatcaccgtGTTCGTCTGCCTGGGCAACCTGGTCATCGTGGTCACCTTGTACAAGAAGTCCTACCTCCTCACCCTCAGCAACAAGTTCGTCTTCAGCCTGACCCTGTCCAACTTCCTGCTGTCCGTGCTGGTGCTGCCTTTCGTGGCCACCAGCTCCATCCGGAGGGAATGGATCTTCGGCGTGGTCTGGTGCAACTTCTCCGCCCTTCTGTACCTGCTGATCAGCTCGGCCAGCATGCTCACGCTGGGGGTCATAGCTGTCGACCG CTACTATGCTGTCCTGTACCCCATGGTGTACCCCATGAAGATCACGGGGAACCGCGCCGTGATGGCGCTTGTCTACATATGGCTTCACTCCCTCATCGGCTGCCTGCCGCCTCTCTTTGGTTGGTCGTCGGTGGAGTTTGACGAGTTCAAGTGGATGTGTGTGGCTGCGTGGCACCGGGAGCCCGGCTATACCGCCTTCTGGCAGATCTGGTGTGCCCTCTTCCCCTTTCTGGTCATGCTGGTGTGCTATGGCTTTATCTTCCGCGTGGCCAGGGTCAAGGCGCGCAAGGTGCACTGTGGCACCGTGGTCATCGTGGAGGAGGACCCCCAGAGGGATGGGAGGAAGAACTCCAgcacctccacctcctcctccggCAGTAGGAGGAACGCCTTTCAGGGCGTGGTCTATTCCGCCAACCAGTGCAAAGCCCTCATCACCATCCTGGTGGTCGTCGGTGCCTTCATGGTCACCTGGGGCCCCTACATGGTTGTCATCACCTCTGAGGCCCTCTGGGGGAAGAACTACGTCTCCCCGACCCTGGAGACCTGGGCCACGTGGCTGTCCTTTACCAGCGCCATCTGCCACCCCCTGATCTATGGGCTCTGGAACAAGACGGTTCGTAAGGAGCTGCTGGGCATGTGCTTTGGGGATCGGTATTACCGGGAGCCGTTCGTGCAGCGGCAGAGGACTTCCAGGCTCTTCAGCATTTCCAACAGGATCACAG ACCTGGGCCTGTCCCCACACCTCACGGCGCTCATGGCAGGCGGACAGCCCCTGGGGAACAGCAGCAGCACCGGGGACACCGGCTTCAGCTGCTCCCAGGACTCAG GGACAGATGTGATGCTGCTCGAGGACTACACGTCGGATGACAACCCTCCCTCCCACTGTACTTGCCCCCCCAAGAGGAGGAGCTCGGTGACATTTGAGGATGAAGTGGAACAAATGAAAG aTGCTGCCAGGAACCCTATTTTGCACGTGAAAGCCGAAGTGCACGAGTCCCTGGACAGTTACGCAGCCAGCTTGGCCAGAGTCATCGAGGCCGAAGCCAAAATCAACCTGTTCGGGGAGGAGGCTTTGCCAGGGGTCCTGGCGGCCGCGCGGACCGTCCCGGGGGCCGGCTTCGGGGGCCGCCGAGGCAGCAGGACTCCGGCGAGTCAGAGGCTGCAGCTGCAGAGCATCGAAGAAGGGAACGTTTTGGCTGCGGAACAGAGATGA